The window CGGAACACTGAATAATGATGCTGCAGGCACGGCCGAACCTTCGGCAGTCACCAACCGGGACGGCTTTTATTCGATCAACCGGCTCGTGCCGAATACCTACCGCGTCGGCGGAGTGATGCAGAGCGGTTGGACCGCGACAGCGCCCGTTTTGCAGGACGTCATCGTCACCGCGGGTCGGTCAACCCGAAGCGATTTCTTCAATTTCAGTGGCGGTGACATCGTCGGAACCGTTTGGAATGACCTCAATCAAGACAACATCCGCGCCACTGATCCCACTTCAGGCACCTTCACGGAACCGGGGCTGGCAGGCTGGACGGTGTTCCTGGATCTCAACAACGATCGACTCCCCGGCGTCGATGAGCCAGCCACGATCGCGGCAGCCGATGGCAGCTACTCGTTCGTAGGGCTACCACCGGGCGATTATGAATTGACGGAAGTTCTCCCCACGGGTTGGGATGTCCCGTCGCGCTTCGACATTCGTCAGTCGGCAGGTGTTGCCGCCCGGCAGCAGGTAGTGCAGGACTTTGCCAACTTCAGCCTGACCAACGGTTCCATTCAAGGCGTAATTTGGAACGACGCCAATGCTAATGGGGTGCGCGAAACCGATCCAGCGACAGGTGAATTTGCGGAGCCAGGACTCGCCGATTGGACTGTCTTTCTCGACACCAACAACAATCGCGCACTCGATGCTGGCGAGCTATCGACCCTGACCGACGCCAACGGCAACTATGCCTTCATCAGTCTGGACGCCGGTGATTATGAAGTCACGGAAGTCCTGCCAGATGGCTGGGACGTTTCCCCTACGTTCGATTCCCGCCAGACGGTCGCGGTCGCTGGCGGCGAAGTTTCAACGCCGGTGATTTCGCGAATTTCACCGTGCAGAACGGTTCAATTCGCGGCACCGTGTGGAACGACCTCAATCGCAACGGATTGCGGGATGTGAACACGCTCACCGGAGCCTACCTCGATGCGGGACTTGCCAACTGGACGATCTATCTCGATCTCAACCGCAACCGGTTAGCAGATCCGGCCGAGCCGACGACTCTGACCGACGCCAGCGGTGATTATGCGTTCGCCGACTTGCAAGTGGGTGAGTACGACGTGATCGAGGTGCTTCCCACGGGGTGGGAAGCATCGACAACCTTCAGCGACAATCAATCGGTTATCGTTTACTCAGGTGCTGACTCTATCGCCCCTGATTTTGCCAATTACAACGTCGCCGTTTCAACGCCAGGCTCGGTCAGCGGCGTCGTGTGGAACGACCTCAATGCGAACGGCGTACGCGATGCCGGCGATTCGGGCCTGGCTGGCTGGAAAGTGTTTGTCGATGTCAACTCCGCCCGGCTCCTGAGCGCCGACGAACCGCAGGCCACGTCCGTAGCCGATGGCAGTTACACCTTGACGGGAGTGCTGCCGGGCACTGTCACGATTTTGGTGCAGCCCACCTCGGGCTGGCGGGCCACGGCACCCCTGACGAACTCCCGAACGATCGCGCTCCGCAGCGGCGATACCGCGAGCGGCCTCGACTTTGGCGAAGCAGAAATCAAAGACTCTAGCATTCGTGGAACTGTGTTCGCCGACACCAATCGCAATCAAACTCGAGATGCTGGTGAGAAAGGACTGGGTGGCATCACCGTCTACCTTGATTTGAACAACAATGCTGTGTTTGATGCAGATGAACCGCAGGTCCAGACTTCAGCGGATCTGTATTACACTCCTGGAGTCGACGAGGCGGGTACCTACAGCTTCACGCACCTGGCCAGCGGCACCTACACCGTGCGGCAAGTAGTCTCCGCAACGCTAAGTGCTACACCCGATGCACAGCGCTCCCATGCCGCAACCATCAACGCCGCCGTGGGTCAAACGGGAGTCGACTTTGCCGACGTCTATCGGGACAACGAGATCCATGGCGTCAAATTCGATGATGCTAACGGCAACCATACGCGCGATGCGGGTGAATCAGGCGTCGGCGGAGCAACCATCTTCATCGACCTGAATCGGGACAACATCCAAAACGCTGACGAGCCCAGCACCGTAACACTGGCCAATGGATCCTATTCCTTTACGAACTTGTCGCCGGGCGCTTACGTCGTACGAGAGGTTGCGTCAGCGGGCTACTCGCAGACATCACCAACCACCGTCGGTGGGATTCTCTGGCCCAGTGGCGTCAGCAATCCGGCTGTCGGTAACGTGAACCCCTTGAGCATCACGACATCACTGGCCACCGGTGGTAGTTATCGCCAGTCGGTTAGCTTGACACTACCCAACACGGGCGCGCTGACGAACCTGGTCGATGTGTTCCTGCTGTTTGACGATACCGGCAGCTTCGTGAATAACTGTCCGATCATACGGGCTGCCTTTCCTGACATCATCTCGCAGTTACAAACATCGCTGCCCGGGATTGATCTCGGGTTCGGTGTCGGACGACAGGAGGAATATGCCAATTTTGCCTGGGAATATGCAACGGGTCGCCCCTTCATCCTCAATCAACCAATTGTGGCCGCTAGTTCGAGCGGTTACCTCGCGGCGATTCAAGCGGCCCTCAATCGCACCACGCCAGGTTATGGCGGCGATCAACCCGAA is drawn from Anatilimnocola floriformis and contains these coding sequences:
- a CDS encoding SdrD B-like domain-containing protein, whose translation is MAGWTVYLDLDNSGTLNNDAAGTAEPSAVTNRDGFYSINRLVPNTYRVGGVMQSGWTATAPVLQDVIVTAGRSTRSDFFNFSGGDIVGTVWNDLNQDNIRATDPTSGTFTEPGLAGWTVFLDLNNDRLPGVDEPATIAAADGSYSFVGLPPGDYELTEVLPTGWDVPSRFDIRQSAGVAARQQVVQDFANFSLTNGSIQGVIWNDANANGVRETDPATGEFAEPGLADWTVFLDTNNNRALDAGELSTLTDANGNYAFISLDAGDYEVTEVLPDGWDVSPTFDSRQTVAVAGGEVSTPVISRISPCRTVQFAAPCGTTSIATDCGM